The Ailuropoda melanoleuca isolate Jingjing chromosome 9, ASM200744v2, whole genome shotgun sequence genome includes a region encoding these proteins:
- the HEY1 gene encoding hairy/enhancer-of-split related with YRPW motif protein 1, whose protein sequence is MKRAHPEYSSSDSELDETIEVEKESADENGNLSSALGSMSPTTSSQILARKRRRGIIEKRRRDRINNSLSELRRLVPSAFEKQGSAKLEKAEILQMTVDHLKMLHTAGGKGYFDAHALAMDYRSLGFRECLAEVARYLSIIEGLDASDPLRVRLVSHLNNYASQREAASGAHAGLGHIPWGSAFGHHPHVAHPLLLPQNGHGNSGTTASPTEPHHQGRLASAHPEAPALRAPPSGGLGPVLPVVTSASKLSPPLLSSVASLSAFPFSFGSFHLLSPNALSPSAPTQAANLGKPYRPWGTEIGAF, encoded by the exons ATGAAGCGAGCCCACCCCGAGTACAGCTCCTCGGATAGCGAGCTGGACGAGACCATCGAAGTGGAAAAGGAGAGTGCGGATGAGAATGG AAACTTGAGTTCGGCTCTAGGTTCCATGTCCCCAACTACATCTTCACAGATCTTGGCCAGGAAACGACGAAGAGGC ATCATCGAGAAGCGCCGACGGGACCGGATTAATAACAGTTTGTCTGAGCTGAGGCGGCTGGTACCCAGTGCTTTTGAGAAGCAG GGATCTGCTAAGCTAGAAAAAGCAGAAATCCTGCAGATGACCGTGGATCACCTGAAAATGCTGCACACTGCAGGAGGGAAAG GCTATTTTGACGCACACGCCCTTGCTATGGACTATCGGAGTTTGGGGTTTCGGGAGTGCCTGGCAGAAGTTGCCCGTTATCTGAGCATCATTGAAGGACTAGATGCCTCTGACCCGCTTCGAGTTCGACTGGTCTCACATCTTAACAACTACGCCTCCCAGCGGGAAGCGGCCAGCGGCGCCCACGCAGGCCTTGGACACATTCCCTGGGGGAGCGCCTTCGGACATCACCCGCACGTCGCGCAccccctgctgctgccccagAACGGCCACGGGAACAGTGGCACCACGGCCTCGCCCACGGAACCACACCACCAGGGCAGGTTGGCTTCGGCACATCCGGAGGCGCCCGCTTTACGGGCGCCCCCTAGCGGCGGCCTCGGACCGGTGCTCCCTGTGGTCACCTCCGCCTCCAAACTCTCGCCGCCCCTGCTCTCCTCGGTGGCTTCCCTGTCggccttccccttctcctttggctcctttcacttacTGTCTCCCAATGCACTGAGCCCTTCGGCACCCACGCAGGCAGCAAACCTTGGCAAGCCCTATAGACCTTGGGGGACGGAGATTGGAGCTTTTTAA